In Clostridia bacterium, the sequence AAACTGAAGATGCTACAATAGCTGACATAGCTGTAGCTACAAACTCAGGACAGATTAAGACTGGAGCACCTTCAAGAACAGACCGTGTTGCTAAATACAACCAATTGTTAAGAATTGAAGAAGAACTTGGTGAAGTTGCAGAATATCCAGGTTTGGCTGCTTGGTTCAACCTCAAGAACAAATAATTAATGTAGCTCTGTAAATAATCAAACAAGCCATATTTATAAATGTGGCTTGTTTTTTATATAGCAATATGTTAGAATGATACTTGTCAATTTTTTAGGAGGTGTTCTCTTTGAGCGTAGTTGGTTACATTTTTACTGCAATACACATAATCTTCTGTTTATCAATAATAGTAATAGTACTTTTGCAGTCAGGAAAAACAGCTGGTATATCCGGCGCAATTTCCGGCGGTGCAGAAACATTTTTCGGTAAGAACAAGGGTAGGACAATAGATGCATTGCTCAGTAAATATACAGCGGTTGCAGCTATAGCCTTTCTTATTACTTCAATACTGGTATACGCCTTAGCAAGCAAATTGATATAATAGTATATAAATCAAAGGTTGTGCATAAATGCACAACCTTTTTTGTTTCCTTTTTTATCACCACCCAAAAAAAAGACACCAAACACCAGAAGTTTGTACACTTTACCTGATTCCAAAGGAGATATATGATTAGAATGAAAAAAATCATCTGCTGGTAAATGTATTAAGGAGTATGAATATGGTGTTAGAAACTATAGGGAAACAGATATATATCGGGCTGAAAATTCCTTTGTGGCAAAACCTTGAGGAAAAATTCCTGCATAAACGTGTGATTGACAGGTTTAGGCTGGTTCTTATAGAAAAGGGGTCAGGAATACTTAAGGTTGGGGGAAACAGGGTTTTATTCAATGCACCGATGGTTTTCTGCATAAGTGAAAATGAAGAGGTTATACTGGAAAAAAGCATACAGCTTAAGGCAAGCTCTGTCTATTTTAGCCCAGAGGCCGTAAATAGTGCACTGACTTTCGAAAACATAAGGAGTGACAGCGCTGGAATATCAGAAATAGAGCGTAATGACTGTATACTTTTTGAACCGTTTCATATCAGACATAACGGTTATCATGGGCAGTTGCAATTAACACCTTCTACATTTAGCAGAATAATACAGTTGCTCGGTTTTATAGGGAAAGAGCTTGGAGAGCAGAAGAATTATTATTGGCCGTGCCGCAGCAGATCTTTTTTCATTGAACTTTTGTTTATAGCTAAAAGCATATTTTTAATTTCACAGACAGATAATAGTGTGGTATTAGATGAAAAATCCGAAGTTTGCTTGAACCAGATAGCATTATATCTGAATTCGAATTATGAAAAAAAGATTACTGTGCCGGATTTATCCAAAGCATTCAATATTAATAAGATTATACTGAATGAAAATTTCAAAGAGCGATTCGGGATGCCGGTTATTCCTTACCTAGTAAAATTGCGTATCTGTCTTGCAACTATGCTGCTGAGAAATACAATGATTCCTATATCGGAGATAATGGAAAGGACAGGGTTTAATGACCTGGCCAATTTTACGAGAATATTCCATAAAGAAGAGGGGTTATCTCCTGGTGAATACAGAGAGAAGAACTGCTGGCTGCTAAAATGATACTGGGGTTAATGCAGAGCTATCTCCTATTTGTAGGAAAAAGCGTAATCCAGGCAGATAACTTAAGCCGAATACTTGAAAGTGTATCCGGCCATATAGGTATAATGCTTGGTGGTACATAATAACTTAGTTATTCGAGCTTATTAGTTAAATCCACGTACCAGGTAGTCTTGATAATGTCGGTAGTTTTTTGTGTTGAGCCATTCAGATCCAGGTTTTTTAGATGTATGCCGTATAACCTGCTATTAAAGGCACTATAGAAATAAATACTGCGGTTGGTATGATCCCTGATAACTCCCCACTGCGTCCAATCGAACTTGGATTTAGAAGTGCTCATATTGAGTGTACCGCAAGGTACTGCGAGGGTTTGCAGTATTTGTAGGGCTAATCCAACACTTTCCTGGGTATTCTTTGGTTGAAAAGTACTGTGCCGCAGAAGTTCTGCCCGAATGAAACGGGAGGCAGATGTTGGATCGCCGGGACTTCCGAGCTGGCCGCTGCCGAAAAGCTCTACATCCGGACAAGGCTTAGGGTTATTTCTGAGGCTTAAGTTTTCGTAATTATATAGATTGGTAAGATGCCAATCAAATGGTGGATCATTAGTTAACACACCTATATTATTAGTATAAGTCTTCATCTCTCCGTCAATAAATTCCACAATCAAGTGGTTTCCTGAGGCATCGCTGATAATAAAGTGCAGCGGGGCTTCGGAAGAGGTTTGAGTTTGAGTTGGGTCGATTATCGTTAGTTTAGTAAGCGCTGCTTTTACTTCATCAACACTCCTGAAATTTCCTAATACAAAGCTTACAAACCTTGCATTGCAAAGTATAGGAGTGCCTGGCGTGGGATTTGGGTACTTACTGCACTGCAACCATAAGGAAGCAGCAGAAAGTCCTGCTTCGTTCAAACCATCGGAAGAACATAATATGGGAACCCCAGGCCGACCATGCACCATACTGACAAATGCGTATTTGTTCTTCCATTGGATTTCTCCAGGCAGTGCGGCTGCAGGAAACGACTGGCCACGAGGTGTAAAGTAGATTTTTGTTAGAAGTTCTTCAACAAAATCCATCGTTCGTGCTGAAATCATAGGAGCATCCTTTGAATTTCTCTGAAATGATATATTAGTACACATGTTTTTTCTCCTCACAGCTTATTCTATAAAGTATTCCCTGTTTACAGAATATGCACTTAAGTTTTTCTTTGTGTCTTCCGGAGTAAACAAAATCGTTATCAATAAAGGGGCTAAAAAACCATATGCCGTTGTGTCTGTGTCATGCATAGTGTTTTTGATGTTATGCAGGATTTTTTTAAAATTACATAGAATGTAATTCATATAAAGGAAATAATAAATGAATTAATATATACAGGAGATGAGTTTTATGGAGAGGATAGAGGCTCTTAAAGAATTGAAAAGCAGGCTTACCAACAATAATCTTATCAAGCATTCACTTGCCGTTGAGGCAATCATGAGGGAGTTGGCTTCATATTTTAGGGAGGATGGGGAGAAGTGGGGACTGGCAGGATTGATGCATGATATAGATTATGACAATACTGCTGCAGAGCCTTCCAAACATAGTATCTTGGGAGCTGAAATCCTTGAAGAGCTTGGTGTGGATGAGGCCATAGTCTATGCTGTCAGAGCGCACAACAATTATCATGGAATCGAAAGAAAGAGGAAGATGGATAAGGCACTATATGCAGCTGATCCCGTTTCAGGTCTGATAACTGCTGCGGCACTGATACTTCCTTCGAAAAAACTTGATGATGTGGATGTGAATTTCATAATGAAGAGGTTTAGTGAAAAAGGTTTTGCGAAAGGTGCAAACAGAGAACAGATCACATCCTGTAAGGAACTTGGACTAGATTTGGAACAGTTTATAGGCATTTCACTGGAGGCTATGAAAAAAATATCATCAGAGCTTGGATTATAGCCGGATAGCTCTGGCTCAGCTAACAGAAAATATTCCACCTTATTACCGAAGAATACCTACTGTGAAATTATAATGCAATGTAATAGTATGTAGTTGTAAATACTTATTAAGTCAGTTTCCTATGAGCACAGATGTTTGTAGGCATTATTTTACAGGAGGAATTCAGTTTATGAAGGTACGGAGAATAATTGTATTATCACTGATTATTTCAGTGCTGTGCGTATTTACAGCAGGTTGTACGGATAAAAAGGCAGAGGAGAAAAATGGCAGTGTGAAACAAACAGTTACACTGGAGAGCAATGAAACTACGGATAAGGATAATACTGGTGGAGCTGAAGAAAAAAGTACTGCAAAAATGCCCATAACAAAAAACGATTCGGGAAAAACCTTGATACAGCGAGTGTCAACAGATAAAACCTATAGCAATACATTTATGATTACTTCAAAAAGTGGAACAGTAGTTATAGCGGATCCATATACAATGCCTGACGGTATAATTAAAAGTGTCGATACCATATGCAGCACACATACCCATTACGATCATGTGGATGCGATCTTTTCGGACCAGTTTAATTGCAAAAAATCCCTCGGTAAAGCAGAGAATTTCAAAGTAAAAGATATAAGTATAACCTCTATTGCATCATCACATGATGATCTTGAGATTTCACCTGAAAATCCTACCAATGTAATTTATATCTTCGAAGTGGATGGATTAAGGATTGCACACATGGGTGATATAGGGCAGGAATCTCTGACTGATGAACAAATAAAGCAGCTGGGGAAAATAGATATAGCATTTATGCAGTTTGAAAACAGTTATTCAAACATGTCGCTGGAAAATGAAAAAGGATTGAAACTGATAGAACAGCTAAAGCCTCAGATAATTATTCCTACTCATAGTTCAGCCGATGCAACAAAAAAGATAGGTGAAATCGCAGGAAAACTTGAGACTGTAGAGAATATTTTTGAAGTTAGTAAGGATGATTTGAAAGATTCGGGAAGAAAGGTAATTGATCTGATAAATACACTGTATTAATCATTTGATTATGTGAAGCAAATATACAAAATGTTAGAAAAAACCTCTTTAAAATGCTCGAAATTTAGTTAATGGCATTTTTAGAGGTTTTTGTTTTTGAGTATATGCTAATTATGATATAATCTTTAGGATATCTATATTTGTTTTTATTTTATGTAAATTATTAAACTAAATATATGGTTAAGATTTCATAAATTGAGAATAATAATTCTTATAGCATTCTGGGAGGAGAAAACCGTATAAATACGGTTGGTGAAATTTATGAAGGAAGAAAGAAAAGAACGTATACTGGCTTTTATGCGAGAGGATGCTTACAAGCCTCTGCTTTTTAAAGAACTCGCCATGGTACTGGATGTTCCGAAAACTGACATGGACGAATTTGGGAGTATAGTTGAAGAGCTTGAGAATGAAGGAAAAATATTCAAGACACATCGGGATAGGTATGGAATACCTGAAAGGATGAGTCTTGTTGTAGGGCGTATACAGGGAAATGAGCGTGGTTATGGATTTGTCCTACCCGAAGATGAAAAACTGGGCGATGTATTTATTGCTGCCGATGCTTTAAATGGTGCTATGCACAATGATAGGGTAATAGCCAGAATAAATAAGAAGCTGGCAACTGATAAAAGGGCTGAAGGTGAAGTTATCAGAATACTGAAAAGAGCTAATGATACTATCGTCGGAACATTTGAAAGCAGTAAATATTTCGGCTTTGTAGTACCGGATAACAAAAGGATTTCAAGTGATATTTTCATTCCCAAAGATGAATTTAACAAAGCCAAACCCGGGCAAAAAGTTATTGCCGAAATCGTTAAGTGGCCAGAAAAACGGAGAAATGCCGAAGGCAGAATAGTTGAGATTATCGGTGATAAAAATGAGCCTGGCACGGATATATTATCTATAATTAAGACATATAGTCTGAAGGAAGATTTTCCGGAGGATGTAATTAAACAGGCTGAAGCAGTACCGGATACGGTTACTGAAAGCATGACTGCGGGGCGGAGAGATTTAAGACAGCTAAAGATGATAACTATAGACAGTGAAGATGCAAAAGACCTGGATGATGCGGTTTCAGTTGAAATACTTCCTGACGGTAATTACAGATTGGGAGTACACATAGCTGATGTAAGTCACTATGTGACTGAAGGCTCACCCCTTGATAAGGAAGCGTTAAAACGTGGAACAAGTGTTTATCTGGTGGACAGGGTGATACCCATGCTTCCAAGAAAGCTTTCAAATGGGATTTGCAGCCTAAACCCCAAGGTGGACAGGTTGGCATTTACTGTAATGATGGATATTGACTCAAACGGCAAGGTTTTAGGCCATGATATATTTGAGAGCGTAATAAATATCAATGAGAGAATGACTTATAAAAATGTATATAAAATTCTTGTTGAAAATGATAATAAACTAATAAAACAGTACGATTATCTTATAGAGGATTTTAAAAACATGGAGAAGCTAGCCATGATATTACGCAAGAGGAGGTTTTCCAGAGGGGCAATAGATTTTGATTTTGAAGAAGCGAAAATCATATTGGATGAAAAAGGCAAGCCTGTAGATATCAAGCGATATGAAATTACTGTAGCAAATAAGATTATTGAAGAATTCATGCTTGCATGTAATGAAACTGTGGCTGAACACTTTTTCTGGGCCAATGTACCTTTTGTCTACAGAATACATGAAGACCCCGACACTGAGAGAATCGAATCCTTCAGTGAATTCGTTCACAACCTGGGATATACATTGAAGGGTATAAATAAGATTCATCCGAAAGCGCTGCAAGAGCTGCTTTCGAAAGTAAAAGGCACGAAAGAGGAAAGAATAATCAGCACTGTAATGCTAAGATCTTTATCAAAAGCAAGATACAGCAACCAGAACACAGGGCATTTTGGACTGGCAGCGAAGTATTATTCCCATTTTACCTCACCCATAAGAAGATATCCTGACCTCATAATACACAGGATTATGAAGGAATTCCTGAAAGGGAAAATGAGTACCGGCAGAGAACAGTCGCTGAACGAAAGTCTGCCCGAAGTGGCAAGGATATGCTCTGAAAGGGAACGGGCGGCAGAGGAAGCTGAGAGGGAGACTGAAGATCTTAAAAAAGTGGAATACATGAAGGAGCATGAAGGAGAAATCTTTGAGGGAATTATATCAAATGTCACATCCTTTGGTATGTTCATAGAGATGGATAATACTATTGAAGGTCTGGTAAGAATGAGTAGTATGGAAGATGATTACTATATATATAATGAAAAGCAGTATTGCCTGGTAGGTGAAAGAACAAGGAAAACATACAGAATTGGTGATGTAGTGCGTGTGAAACTTGCAAAAGCTGACATTGCCACTAGAAAGATAGACTTTATACTGGCTGAAGATGAGGATGGCAATGAATCAAAGATTAAAGAAGTAAATGAGAAAGAAGAAAAGCCTAAAAAGAGCAGACGTAGAAAAAATCCGGTAGATAAGGAAGTATTGCTTAATATAATGGGCAAAAAGAAGAGGAAAAAGAAAAAAGGTAAAGAATAAGACGGGGTATATAGTAATGATAATTGTGAGTGCATGTCTGGCAGGTATAAGCTGTAGATATAATGGAGAGGGCAGTCTTGACGGAGAAATTAGGAAACTGCTTCAGGAAGGCAGGGCAATCCCGTTGTGTCCCGAGCAGCTTGGAGGATGTCCTACTCCAAGGAGAAAAGCTGAAATATATAAGGGGACTGGTGGGGATGTTTTAGACGGTAAATGTATTATTGTAGATGAAAAGGGTGAGGATGTAACCACCAGGTTTGTAAGAGGGGCGGAGGAAGTATTGAAAATAGCAAAAATAGTTGGTGCTGATAAAGCATTCTTGAAGGCAAACAGCCCTTCTTGCGGATGCGGACAAATCTATGACGGCACTTTTTCGGGTAATTTGACCATAGGGAATGGAGTTACAGCTGAGCTGCTTATAAGGAACGGTATAATAGTGAAATCCGAGAGCGAAATAGGCAATAAATAAAAAAGCCGGGCTTATCCCGGCTTTTGCTTAACGGTTATATAACAAAGTTTTTGATTTCTTCAAAGAATTTATCACAATCATCTGAATGTACATCTACTT encodes:
- the secG gene encoding preprotein translocase subunit SecG yields the protein MSVVGYIFTAIHIIFCLSIIVIVLLQSGKTAGISGAISGGAETFFGKNKGRTIDALLSKYTAVAAIAFLITSILVYALASKLI
- a CDS encoding AraC family transcriptional regulator; translated protein: MVLETIGKQIYIGLKIPLWQNLEEKFLHKRVIDRFRLVLIEKGSGILKVGGNRVLFNAPMVFCISENEEVILEKSIQLKASSVYFSPEAVNSALTFENIRSDSAGISEIERNDCILFEPFHIRHNGYHGQLQLTPSTFSRIIQLLGFIGKELGEQKNYYWPCRSRSFFIELLFIAKSIFLISQTDNSVVLDEKSEVCLNQIALYLNSNYEKKITVPDLSKAFNINKIILNENFKERFGMPVIPYLVKLRICLATMLLRNTMIPISEIMERTGFNDLANFTRIFHKEEGLSPGEYREKNCWLLK
- a CDS encoding linear amide C-N hydrolase, with protein sequence MCTNISFQRNSKDAPMISARTMDFVEELLTKIYFTPRGQSFPAAALPGEIQWKNKYAFVSMVHGRPGVPILCSSDGLNEAGLSAASLWLQCSKYPNPTPGTPILCNARFVSFVLGNFRSVDEVKAALTKLTIIDPTQTQTSSEAPLHFIISDASGNHLIVEFIDGEMKTYTNNIGVLTNDPPFDWHLTNLYNYENLSLRNNPKPCPDVELFGSGQLGSPGDPTSASRFIRAELLRHSTFQPKNTQESVGLALQILQTLAVPCGTLNMSTSKSKFDWTQWGVIRDHTNRSIYFYSAFNSRLYGIHLKNLDLNGSTQKTTDIIKTTWYVDLTNKLE
- a CDS encoding HDIG domain-containing protein; this encodes MERIEALKELKSRLTNNNLIKHSLAVEAIMRELASYFREDGEKWGLAGLMHDIDYDNTAAEPSKHSILGAEILEELGVDEAIVYAVRAHNNYHGIERKRKMDKALYAADPVSGLITAAALILPSKKLDDVDVNFIMKRFSEKGFAKGANREQITSCKELGLDLEQFIGISLEAMKKISSELGL
- a CDS encoding MBL fold metallo-hydrolase, whose amino-acid sequence is MKVRRIIVLSLIISVLCVFTAGCTDKKAEEKNGSVKQTVTLESNETTDKDNTGGAEEKSTAKMPITKNDSGKTLIQRVSTDKTYSNTFMITSKSGTVVIADPYTMPDGIIKSVDTICSTHTHYDHVDAIFSDQFNCKKSLGKAENFKVKDISITSIASSHDDLEISPENPTNVIYIFEVDGLRIAHMGDIGQESLTDEQIKQLGKIDIAFMQFENSYSNMSLENEKGLKLIEQLKPQIIIPTHSSADATKKIGEIAGKLETVENIFEVSKDDLKDSGRKVIDLINTLY
- the rnr gene encoding ribonuclease R; this translates as MKEERKERILAFMREDAYKPLLFKELAMVLDVPKTDMDEFGSIVEELENEGKIFKTHRDRYGIPERMSLVVGRIQGNERGYGFVLPEDEKLGDVFIAADALNGAMHNDRVIARINKKLATDKRAEGEVIRILKRANDTIVGTFESSKYFGFVVPDNKRISSDIFIPKDEFNKAKPGQKVIAEIVKWPEKRRNAEGRIVEIIGDKNEPGTDILSIIKTYSLKEDFPEDVIKQAEAVPDTVTESMTAGRRDLRQLKMITIDSEDAKDLDDAVSVEILPDGNYRLGVHIADVSHYVTEGSPLDKEALKRGTSVYLVDRVIPMLPRKLSNGICSLNPKVDRLAFTVMMDIDSNGKVLGHDIFESVININERMTYKNVYKILVENDNKLIKQYDYLIEDFKNMEKLAMILRKRRFSRGAIDFDFEEAKIILDEKGKPVDIKRYEITVANKIIEEFMLACNETVAEHFFWANVPFVYRIHEDPDTERIESFSEFVHNLGYTLKGINKIHPKALQELLSKVKGTKEERIISTVMLRSLSKARYSNQNTGHFGLAAKYYSHFTSPIRRYPDLIIHRIMKEFLKGKMSTGREQSLNESLPEVARICSERERAAEEAERETEDLKKVEYMKEHEGEIFEGIISNVTSFGMFIEMDNTIEGLVRMSSMEDDYYIYNEKQYCLVGERTRKTYRIGDVVRVKLAKADIATRKIDFILAEDEDGNESKIKEVNEKEEKPKKSRRRKNPVDKEVLLNIMGKKKRKKKKGKE
- a CDS encoding DUF523 domain-containing protein codes for the protein MIIVSACLAGISCRYNGEGSLDGEIRKLLQEGRAIPLCPEQLGGCPTPRRKAEIYKGTGGDVLDGKCIIVDEKGEDVTTRFVRGAEEVLKIAKIVGADKAFLKANSPSCGCGQIYDGTFSGNLTIGNGVTAELLIRNGIIVKSESEIGNK